The following DNA comes from Acidimicrobiia bacterium.
GCCCGTCCCGGATGCGACGCAGCCGCGAACGTGTCATCGCGAGCGCGAGATGCTGCAGCGTGCCCGTCTGCCCGTCGGTCAGGTCGAGCCACTCGACGTCGTAGAGCGTGCGGGTCGGGCCCGGTACCACCGCGACGACCCAGGCGCGCGGCGAGACCGTGAACCGGCGACCACCGACGACGTGGTCGATGCGGACGAGCAGCGTCGTCCCCGCCTCGACGTCGTCGCCGACGTGCTGGAGCGTCGCCCCGCTCCACGACGCGTCGTGCAGATTCCACGCGCCGCACGGCCGCAGCTCACCGTCGTCGACGGCGAAGACGAGCACCGGCACGTCGAGTTGCACGCGGAACGAGTAGCGGCGGCCCCACTCGTCGGGGACGAACGGTTGCCCGCCGCCGGTCGTGAACGGGTCG
Coding sequences within:
- a CDS encoding PilZ domain-containing protein — encoded protein: MPARDPFTTGGGQPFVPDEWGRRYSFRVQLDVPVLVFAVDDGELRPCGAWNLHDASWSGATLQHVGDDVEAGTTLLVRIDHVVGGRRFTVSPRAWVVAVVPGPTRTLYDVEWLDLTDGQTGTLQHLALAMTRSRLRRIRDG